From the uncultured Desulfovibrio sp. genome, one window contains:
- a CDS encoding methyl-accepting chemotaxis protein: MQKLFCLSLILSLFTIAVGMYAVSNLSKLSDDIDTLYSMHVKGLDAARAMNISALRILREEKNIILTNEDAEIQRYLDILAKERKVFEGMMQTLPKYFTSGEGNALCNKVLQSAQAWLAVHDKVVELGKTSDAAMNEQAQKLSTTQARQTMAAMAQDIQKIVDFKLMRTDQLNESSTRMYETSRLITIIGIIASVLVGLGLGFTMARNMLRQLGDEPASLSKLALAIAGGDLDARFDPARTEQGVFGAMKNMVATLKTKIAEAEQKGLEAAEESKKAQQATLEAEAARKQAERAKAEGMLQAARQLESVVGIVNTASEQLSAQIEQSSRGADEQSSRVRETATAMEEMNATVLEVARNAQQAADASSQTKQKALEGSNIVSDAVKGIETVRNQSLAIKEDMNALGKQAEGIGQVMNVIADIADQTNLLALNAAIEAARAGDAGRGFAVVADEVRKLAEKTMSATQEVGQAIRDIQEGTRKNIENVDKSSTSIESATTLSVKSGESLQQILTLVEHVNDQVQSIATASEEQSAASEEINQSVEQVATISAETAQAMEQASHAVSELLEQSQVLQGLIAEMKAQGEAA; this comes from the coding sequence ATGCAAAAATTATTTTGCCTGTCACTGATTCTTTCATTATTTACTATTGCTGTTGGTATGTATGCAGTAAGCAACCTTAGCAAGCTATCAGATGACATTGACACCCTTTATAGCATGCACGTCAAAGGGCTTGATGCGGCTCGTGCAATGAATATCAGCGCGCTCAGAATCCTCCGGGAAGAAAAAAACATCATTCTGACCAATGAGGATGCAGAAATTCAGCGATATCTTGATATTCTTGCAAAAGAACGCAAGGTATTTGAAGGCATGATGCAAACTCTGCCCAAGTATTTCACCTCGGGCGAGGGCAATGCTTTGTGCAACAAAGTATTGCAATCTGCCCAGGCATGGCTTGCCGTACATGATAAAGTTGTAGAACTTGGCAAAACGAGCGATGCCGCCATGAACGAACAGGCGCAGAAACTATCCACTACCCAGGCGCGGCAAACAATGGCGGCAATGGCGCAAGACATTCAGAAGATTGTTGATTTCAAGCTCATGCGCACAGACCAGTTGAACGAAAGCAGCACGCGCATGTATGAAACCTCACGCCTTATCACCATTATTGGCATTATTGCCTCAGTGCTGGTGGGCCTTGGGCTGGGCTTTACCATGGCCCGCAACATGCTGCGCCAGTTGGGCGATGAACCCGCCTCACTTTCAAAGCTGGCTCTGGCAATCGCTGGTGGTGATCTGGACGCGCGCTTTGACCCGGCCCGCACAGAACAGGGCGTGTTTGGCGCCATGAAGAACATGGTAGCTACGCTGAAGACCAAGATCGCCGAAGCCGAACAAAAAGGCCTGGAGGCAGCGGAAGAGTCGAAAAAAGCCCAGCAAGCGACCCTTGAGGCAGAAGCTGCCCGCAAGCAGGCAGAACGGGCAAAGGCCGAGGGCATGTTGCAGGCCGCCCGCCAGCTTGAAAGCGTTGTGGGTATTGTCAACACAGCTTCCGAGCAGCTTTCCGCCCAGATCGAACAGTCCAGCCGTGGCGCTGACGAGCAGTCCAGCCGCGTGCGTGAAACCGCCACAGCCATGGAAGAAATGAACGCCACCGTGCTAGAAGTGGCCCGCAACGCCCAACAGGCAGCGGACGCCTCCTCCCAGACCAAGCAAAAAGCCCTTGAAGGCTCCAATATCGTCAGTGATGCGGTCAAGGGCATTGAAACTGTCCGGAATCAGTCGCTGGCCATCAAGGAAGACATGAACGCCCTTGGCAAGCAGGCTGAAGGCATTGGTCAGGTCATGAATGTGATCGCCGACATCGCTGACCAGACCAACCTGCTGGCCCTCAATGCGGCCATTGAGGCAGCCCGCGCGGGTGATGCCGGGCGCGGGTTTGCCGTGGTTGCTGACGAGGTGCGCAAACTGGCGGAAAAAACCATGTCCGCCACGCAGGAAGTAGGGCAGGCTATCCGCGATATTCAGGAAGGCACCCGCAAGAATATTGAAAACGTGGACAAGTCGTCGACGTCTATTGAAAGCGCCACCACTCTTTCTGTAAAATCAGGCGAGTCACTGCAACAGATTCTCACCCTTGTGGAACACGTGAACGATCAGGTGCAGTCCATCGCCACTGCCAGCGAAGAACAGTCCGCCGCCAGTGAGGAAATCAACCAGTCTGTGGAGCAGGTGGCTACCATTTCTGCGGAAACCGCCCAGGCCATGGAACAGGCCTCGCACGCTGTTTCCGAATTGCTGGAGCAATCACAGGTACTGCAAGGCCTTATCGCTGAAATGAAGGCTCAGGGTGAAGCCGCTTAG
- a CDS encoding response regulator: protein MAIASITTAAIPAPALAADSQAPIIVSLPRENEPYSFVSMFGEPSGLLVDIWRLWGEKVGRDVKFRMGEWPDLLADVRSGQSQIHGGLFRTTTRSLLLDFGPAFFPSRGVIIMASGANADLDSTPAPVIATLKGTILETHLRTRYPTLRLLSLTSFKDMIMAVGGGLAQGVAGPLLPLISAIDRLGLNEKFSTEPFPLLEDTLRPGVRKDDMDTLELVEQGMAQIPRAELIALEEYWVRVPAMREINRVRRPLNLSTHERQWLETHSRWRVGFLKDGAPLAFTNKQGQFDGISADILRAVAGILGVEIVPHPEASTRNLSTDLATQLIDVVPFSEKLPPAHENTHQHSLLFYLPLDVVTRANAGFSITSPRDLAKKTVAVLAYPGVAIQLEKLVPSAIVVPLQVMDDALNGLRSGRYDAVVGLSVSVSFFLTNGERNDLRHTRLPDLRYAAQIAFRSDWPELPRIFEKAYESIPYTNLLEMAQRWGSLRLEKDIDWERIKQVGGVVALLVGSFLCVMLIANHRLARESQATQIALSTLRQRERQLKTVMDNQPSMVMLIDTAGRYVLVNRQFERFIGRPAEAMIGKQNEDNLPPEIAAAATLADAEVLRTGEPLTCEESYRNASGDLRDLDTCKVPLKDDSANIFGIVITATDITERRKAERQALRTQTEMAQIFNAAGSAMRVLDTNHIVLQANDAFLKLHGFSREEVIGVRCSDYTQNSEKCTICAVTRVLNGAPKAAETTMRRRKNGDEICCDIVATPFLSPEGELLGAIEDCRDVTELVKSQRAMQMAARAAEEANRAKSEFLANMSHEIRTPMNAVIGMAYLALQTKLTGKQHSYLSSIKDSAKSLLRIINDILDFSKIEAGRMDIEHVDFELDEVLQGLASLDIVKLAESKVELRIDVEPDVPFTLMGDPLRLGQVLINLVGNAIKFTDQGVVCVRVQKREAADNKITLLFSISDTGVGMSEEQKQKLFHAFSQADMSTTRRFGGTGLGLSISKRLVEMMGGTITVESTPDHGSTFLFTASFDLPPADLATLPEVQALSGLRALVVNSDSAQREKLGQTLAGLGLQYGEAADCTQGARVVAKAAKAGMPYEAALIDCNQAEKINLKAAARLKKLQNMPVIILTGVHNLGRLNAQATALGINHVLCKPVCRTTLLRAIQEATRSSQQAEDRLLASNELPRFIEGLEGQRVLLAEDNEINQIVAKELLEGMGLVVDIADNGRIALDMICKGAYAAVFMDIQMPEMDGFEATRMVRATPGFRHLPIIALTAHGMVGDREKCLKAGMNDHISKPIDPTALAEVARRWCRKSGGDILQQTIDL, encoded by the coding sequence ATGGCGATCGCATCCATTACGACCGCCGCAATTCCTGCCCCCGCTCTGGCAGCAGACAGCCAAGCCCCGATCATCGTTTCCCTTCCCCGTGAAAACGAGCCTTATTCTTTTGTTTCCATGTTCGGCGAACCCTCAGGCTTGCTTGTGGATATCTGGCGACTGTGGGGCGAAAAAGTCGGGCGAGACGTCAAATTTCGCATGGGGGAATGGCCTGACTTGCTGGCCGATGTCCGCTCCGGTCAATCGCAAATTCACGGCGGGCTTTTCCGCACCACCACCCGCTCCCTGCTGCTGGATTTCGGCCCAGCGTTCTTTCCCTCGCGCGGCGTGATCATTATGGCTTCGGGCGCCAACGCTGATCTGGACAGCACCCCGGCACCGGTCATCGCCACCCTCAAGGGCACCATCCTTGAAACGCATCTGCGCACCCGCTACCCCACCCTGCGTCTTTTGTCGCTGACATCTTTCAAGGACATGATCATGGCTGTGGGCGGCGGCCTGGCTCAAGGCGTTGCTGGGCCGCTCTTGCCGCTTATCAGTGCCATCGACCGCCTGGGGCTCAACGAAAAGTTTTCCACCGAGCCTTTCCCGCTGCTGGAGGATACCCTCCGGCCCGGCGTGCGCAAAGACGATATGGATACCCTGGAGCTTGTGGAACAGGGCATGGCCCAAATCCCCCGTGCGGAACTCATTGCCCTGGAAGAGTACTGGGTGCGCGTTCCCGCCATGCGGGAAATAAACAGGGTACGCCGCCCCCTGAACCTCAGCACGCATGAACGCCAGTGGCTCGAAACGCATTCGCGCTGGCGCGTTGGTTTTCTTAAGGACGGAGCACCGCTCGCCTTTACCAATAAGCAGGGGCAGTTTGACGGCATCAGCGCTGATATTTTGCGGGCTGTCGCAGGGATTCTGGGCGTGGAAATTGTCCCCCATCCCGAAGCTTCTACCCGAAACTTGAGCACAGATCTGGCAACCCAGCTGATAGATGTGGTGCCCTTCAGCGAAAAGCTGCCGCCTGCGCACGAAAATACGCACCAGCACAGCCTGTTGTTCTATCTGCCGCTGGATGTGGTCACCAGGGCCAATGCGGGCTTTTCCATTACCAGCCCCCGTGATCTGGCAAAAAAAACCGTAGCCGTGCTGGCATACCCCGGCGTGGCAATCCAGTTGGAAAAACTCGTGCCCAGCGCCATTGTGGTTCCCCTGCAAGTCATGGACGATGCCCTTAATGGCCTGCGATCAGGGCGCTACGATGCTGTGGTGGGCCTTTCTGTTTCCGTCAGTTTTTTTCTGACCAACGGCGAGCGCAACGACCTCAGGCATACCCGGCTGCCCGATCTGCGTTATGCGGCGCAAATTGCCTTTCGGTCTGACTGGCCAGAACTCCCCAGGATTTTTGAGAAAGCCTACGAGAGCATCCCCTACACCAACCTGCTGGAAATGGCCCAGCGCTGGGGCAGTCTGCGGCTCGAAAAGGATATTGATTGGGAACGCATCAAGCAGGTGGGCGGCGTGGTCGCCCTGCTTGTGGGCAGTTTTTTGTGCGTAATGCTGATTGCCAACCACAGGCTCGCGCGCGAAAGCCAGGCCACCCAGATTGCGTTAAGCACCCTGCGGCAAAGGGAGCGGCAGCTTAAAACTGTTATGGACAACCAGCCAAGCATGGTCATGCTGATTGACACGGCTGGCAGATATGTACTGGTCAACCGTCAGTTTGAACGATTTATAGGCCGCCCGGCAGAAGCCATGATCGGCAAGCAGAACGAAGATAACCTCCCCCCGGAAATTGCCGCTGCCGCAACACTTGCTGATGCAGAAGTTCTGAGAACCGGGGAGCCGCTTACCTGTGAAGAGTCCTACCGCAATGCCAGCGGCGACCTGCGAGATCTTGATACCTGCAAGGTTCCGCTCAAGGACGACAGCGCCAACATCTTTGGCATTGTCATTACTGCCACAGACATTACTGAAAGACGCAAGGCCGAGCGGCAGGCCCTGCGTACGCAGACCGAGATGGCTCAGATATTCAACGCCGCAGGCAGCGCCATGCGCGTGCTGGACACCAATCACATTGTCTTGCAGGCCAACGATGCCTTTCTGAAACTGCACGGGTTCAGCCGGGAAGAAGTGATCGGCGTCCGCTGTTCCGACTACACGCAAAATTCAGAAAAATGCACCATCTGCGCGGTTACGCGAGTGTTGAACGGCGCGCCCAAAGCTGCGGAAACCACCATGCGCCGCCGCAAGAACGGCGATGAAATTTGCTGCGATATTGTGGCTACGCCCTTTCTTTCGCCCGAAGGGGAACTGCTGGGGGCTATTGAAGACTGCCGCGATGTCACAGAGCTTGTAAAAAGCCAGCGGGCCATGCAAATGGCCGCGCGGGCTGCAGAAGAAGCCAACCGCGCCAAGAGCGAATTTCTGGCGAACATGAGCCACGAAATCCGCACTCCCATGAACGCCGTTATCGGCATGGCCTATCTCGCACTGCAAACCAAACTCACAGGCAAACAGCACAGCTACCTCTCCAGCATCAAGGATTCCGCCAAATCGCTGCTGCGCATCATCAATGATATTCTGGATTTTTCAAAAATTGAAGCGGGCCGCATGGATATTGAGCATGTGGACTTTGAGCTGGACGAAGTGCTGCAAGGGCTGGCAAGCCTCGACATTGTCAAGCTGGCCGAAAGCAAGGTCGAACTGCGGATTGACGTGGAGCCGGACGTTCCCTTCACCCTCATGGGCGACCCTCTAAGGCTGGGGCAGGTGCTTATCAACCTTGTGGGCAACGCCATCAAATTTACCGATCAGGGCGTGGTGTGTGTGCGGGTGCAAAAACGCGAAGCTGCGGACAACAAAATAACTCTGCTTTTCAGCATCAGCGACACTGGCGTTGGCATGTCGGAAGAACAGAAACAAAAGCTGTTCCACGCATTTTCTCAGGCCGACATGTCTACAACAAGAAGATTCGGCGGCACAGGGCTAGGGCTTTCCATTTCCAAGAGGCTTGTGGAAATGATGGGTGGCACGATCACTGTTGAAAGCACTCCCGATCATGGCAGTACATTTCTCTTTACCGCATCCTTCGACCTGCCCCCGGCCGATCTTGCCACATTGCCGGAGGTGCAGGCGCTCTCTGGCCTGCGCGCCCTGGTGGTCAACAGCGACAGCGCCCAGAGGGAGAAGCTGGGGCAAACCCTTGCTGGCCTTGGGCTGCAATACGGCGAGGCAGCAGACTGCACTCAGGGCGCGCGCGTTGTCGCAAAAGCCGCCAAGGCTGGCATGCCTTACGAAGCCGCGCTGATCGATTGCAACCAGGCTGAAAAAATCAATCTGAAAGCGGCAGCCCGGCTGAAAAAATTGCAGAACATGCCCGTCATTATCCTGACCGGGGTTCACAATCTAGGCAGACTCAATGCGCAGGCAACAGCCCTGGGCATCAATCATGTTCTCTGTAAACCTGTTTGCAGAACAACATTGCTGCGCGCAATCCAGGAGGCCACACGCAGCAGCCAGCAGGCAGAAGACCGCCTGCTGGCCAGCAACGAGCTGCCAAGATTTATAGAGGGGCTGGAAGGCCAGCGAGTGCTTCTGGCTGAAGATAATGAAATCAACCAGATTGTCGCCAAGGAACTGCTGGAAGGCATGGGCCTTGTGGTGGATATCGCCGATAATGGTCGCATCGCCTTGGATATGATTTGCAAAGGCGCATACGCAGCCGTATTCATGGACATACAGATGCCCGAAATGGACGGATTTGAGGCAACACGCATGGTACGCGCCACACCAGGGTTCCGCCATTTGCCCATCATTGCCCTCACAGCCCACGGCATGGTTGGCGACAGGGAAAAATGCCTCAAGGCTGGCATGAACGACCACATTTCCAAGCCCATCGACCCCACGGCTCTGGCAGAAGTTGCCAGGCGCTGGTGCCGCAAATCCGGTGGGGACATCCTACAGCAAACAATCGATTTGTAG
- a CDS encoding methyl-accepting chemotaxis protein — MHSIKQKIALAAGIGLIATAAILMAFGLYSTNKTKGFVSDQVSQLLEKSAISSLESLVSDRASVVETALQDNIDTARTTGKIFEVLRANIGSEHLRDLFVKILRANLDNNPTYLGSYSAWEPNALDGMDALYANTEAHDASGRFITYWNRDETGKISRQALVEYESQAKHANGVRKGGWYLGPKETGKESVLDPFPYIVQGKTEWLTTISVPVKENNKFLGVSGTDLRLTFLQKMAEDVDAKIYSGAGDVFIVSYDGLVVANSGDASMVGKPLSNGLPNADKIMPNVRDGKAFAGLSLDGKSIVAYAPVKLGRSGKFWSVLVRLPRDVVLADADALEAQLNERAKNDAFNQIMVGAGVALLGIICLWFFAGSLTRPLIRAKNYAEGVAAGDFSGELVVNQQDEIGVLANSLRTMVSNLQAMIAEAHAKGEEAQKAMQEAQAAMQEAHAAKAQAERAKAEGMLHAAGQLEGVVEIVTAASQQLSSQIAQSSRGADEQSGRVRETATAMEEMNATVLEVARNAQQAADASTQTKQKALEGSNIVSDAVKGIETVRDQSLAIKEDMNALGKQAEGIGQIMNVIADIADQTNLLALNAAIEAARAGDAGRGFAVVADEVRKLAEKTMAATQEVGQAIRDIQEGTRKNIANVDKAAVTIESATDLSVRSGEALSQIFNLVEQVNDQVQSIATASEQQSAASEEINKSVEQVSAISAETAQAMEQASSAVSELAQQSKVLQNLIHEMKTQK, encoded by the coding sequence ATGCATTCCATCAAACAAAAAATTGCGCTGGCTGCGGGCATTGGGCTGATCGCCACGGCTGCCATACTTATGGCTTTCGGGCTGTATTCCACCAATAAAACCAAGGGATTTGTTTCCGACCAAGTTTCGCAGCTCTTGGAAAAAAGCGCCATTTCGTCCCTTGAATCGCTGGTTTCTGACAGAGCTTCCGTTGTGGAAACTGCCCTTCAGGACAACATTGACACTGCCCGCACAACAGGAAAAATCTTCGAGGTGTTGCGCGCCAATATCGGCAGCGAACACCTGCGCGATCTTTTTGTAAAAATCCTGCGCGCCAACCTTGATAACAACCCCACATATCTGGGTTCATATTCCGCATGGGAACCAAACGCCCTTGACGGTATGGACGCTCTGTACGCCAATACGGAAGCTCACGATGCTTCTGGCCGCTTTATCACGTACTGGAACCGCGATGAAACGGGCAAGATCAGCCGCCAGGCTCTGGTGGAATATGAAAGCCAGGCCAAACACGCCAACGGCGTGCGCAAGGGCGGCTGGTATCTTGGCCCCAAGGAAACCGGCAAGGAAAGTGTGCTTGACCCCTTCCCTTACATCGTACAGGGCAAAACGGAGTGGCTGACCACAATCTCCGTGCCCGTCAAGGAAAACAACAAGTTCCTTGGTGTTTCCGGCACGGACCTGCGCCTCACCTTCTTGCAGAAGATGGCAGAAGATGTTGATGCCAAAATATACAGTGGCGCTGGCGATGTATTTATTGTCAGCTACGATGGACTGGTAGTTGCCAACAGCGGCGATGCTTCCATGGTGGGCAAACCGCTGAGCAACGGCCTGCCCAATGCGGACAAGATCATGCCCAATGTGCGTGACGGCAAGGCCTTTGCCGGGCTTAGTTTGGACGGCAAATCCATTGTGGCATACGCCCCGGTCAAGCTTGGCCGCTCCGGCAAATTCTGGTCAGTACTTGTCAGATTGCCCAGAGATGTTGTGCTGGCTGATGCCGACGCACTTGAAGCGCAACTCAACGAGCGCGCTAAAAACGATGCATTCAATCAGATCATGGTCGGCGCAGGCGTGGCCTTGCTGGGCATAATCTGCCTGTGGTTCTTTGCGGGTTCGCTCACGCGGCCGCTCATCAGGGCCAAGAACTACGCCGAAGGCGTTGCCGCTGGCGATTTCAGCGGGGAACTGGTGGTGAACCAGCAGGACGAAATCGGCGTGCTGGCCAATTCTTTGCGCACCATGGTTTCCAACCTGCAAGCAATGATAGCTGAGGCGCACGCCAAGGGCGAAGAAGCTCAAAAAGCCATGCAGGAAGCACAGGCCGCCATGCAGGAGGCCCACGCCGCCAAGGCTCAGGCAGAACGGGCCAAGGCCGAGGGCATGCTGCATGCTGCCGGTCAGCTTGAAGGCGTTGTGGAAATCGTCACAGCGGCCTCGCAGCAGCTTTCATCCCAGATTGCACAATCGAGCCGTGGTGCGGACGAGCAGTCAGGCCGGGTGCGCGAAACCGCCACAGCTATGGAAGAAATGAACGCCACAGTGCTTGAAGTGGCCCGCAACGCCCAGCAGGCAGCGGACGCCTCCACCCAGACCAAGCAAAAGGCCCTTGAGGGCTCCAATATTGTCAGCGATGCAGTCAAGGGCATTGAAACAGTCCGGGATCAGTCGCTGGCCATCAAGGAAGACATGAACGCCCTTGGCAAGCAGGCCGAAGGCATCGGGCAGATCATGAACGTGATTGCCGACATTGCCGACCAGACCAACCTGCTGGCCCTTAACGCCGCCATTGAGGCCGCCCGCGCTGGCGATGCCGGACGCGGATTTGCGGTTGTGGCCGATGAAGTGCGCAAACTGGCGGAAAAGACCATGGCCGCCACGCAGGAAGTGGGACAGGCCATCCGCGACATTCAGGAAGGCACCCGCAAGAACATTGCCAACGTGGACAAGGCTGCCGTAACCATCGAAAGCGCTACAGATCTTTCCGTACGCTCCGGCGAAGCCTTGAGCCAGATATTCAACCTTGTCGAACAGGTCAACGACCAGGTACAGTCAATTGCGACTGCAAGTGAGCAGCAATCTGCAGCAAGTGAAGAAATCAACAAATCTGTTGAACAGGTTTCTGCAATTTCTGCTGAAACAGCTCAGGCTATGGAACAGGCATCGAGTGCCGTTTCTGAACTTGCGCAGCAGTCAAAAGTACTGCAAAATCTTATTCATGAAATGAAAACACAGAAATAA
- a CDS encoding YibE/F family protein, protein MAPMLTGAAAGHMPLRSTRRDALLCVVLGLACLALYLLPTGFENRLPDNAVRCRATVLSVDNERVHQYGIVRMGTQYVTMRAIDGPYEGQTWQAGNDLVGKMELDKVFAPGDTALMVLTLRDGKVADVVAQDHYRLHTQAVAFGIFALLLLAFAGATGLKALLSFVFSALMIWKALVPALLRDVDPILLGLGVTTAITAATILLVGGMNRRGLAAWLGSLLGIAATCALALAFAGPFHLHGAVRPYAETVLYSGYPHLNMTRIFLASIFMASSGALMDLAMDVAASMAELAAQNPGISRRAALASGLRVGRAVVGTMTTTLLLAYSGGYIATLMLFMAQGIPLENALNLPFVSAEIMNTLVGSIGLVTVAPFTALTGTWLLIRPGHANSASAGA, encoded by the coding sequence ATGGCTCCGATGCTGACCGGGGCCGCCGCAGGGCATATGCCCTTGCGTTCCACCCGGCGCGACGCCCTGCTGTGCGTGGTGCTGGGACTGGCCTGTCTTGCGCTGTATCTGCTGCCCACAGGTTTTGAAAACCGCCTGCCGGATAATGCGGTGCGCTGCCGTGCAACGGTGCTGAGCGTGGACAACGAGCGGGTGCATCAGTACGGCATTGTGCGCATGGGGACGCAATATGTGACCATGCGCGCCATCGATGGCCCCTATGAGGGGCAGACATGGCAGGCGGGCAATGATCTGGTGGGCAAGATGGAGCTGGATAAAGTATTCGCCCCCGGCGACACAGCCCTGATGGTGCTTACCCTGCGCGATGGCAAGGTGGCCGATGTCGTGGCGCAGGATCACTATCGGCTGCACACGCAGGCCGTGGCCTTTGGCATCTTTGCCCTGTTGCTGCTGGCCTTTGCCGGGGCCACAGGCCTCAAGGCGTTGCTCTCCTTTGTGTTTTCTGCACTGATGATCTGGAAGGCGCTGGTTCCGGCCCTGCTGCGCGATGTGGATCCCATCCTGCTGGGGCTGGGTGTCACCACGGCCATAACTGCCGCAACCATCCTGCTTGTGGGCGGCATGAACCGACGCGGGCTGGCTGCCTGGCTCGGCTCCCTGCTGGGCATTGCCGCCACCTGTGCGCTTGCGCTGGCTTTTGCAGGGCCGTTCCACCTGCACGGGGCCGTGCGCCCTTATGCGGAAACCGTGCTCTATTCCGGCTATCCGCATCTGAACATGACGCGCATCTTTCTTGCCAGCATATTCATGGCTTCTTCTGGCGCGCTGATGGATCTCGCCATGGATGTGGCTGCCAGCATGGCCGAACTGGCGGCGCAGAATCCCGGCATTTCGCGCCGCGCGGCGCTGGCCTCGGGCCTGCGTGTGGGCCGCGCCGTTGTGGGCACCATGACCACAACCTTGCTGCTGGCCTACTCCGGCGGCTACATTGCCACGTTGATGCTGTTCATGGCGCAGGGCATCCCGCTGGAAAACGCCCTCAACCTGCCCTTTGTTTCCGCTGAAATCATGAACACGCTGGTGGGCAGCATCGGGCTTGTGACGGTTGCGCCCTTTACCGCGCTCACAGGCACATGGCTGCTCATACGGCCCGGGCATGCAAATAGCGCCAGCGCCGGGGCGTAA
- a CDS encoding alkaline phosphatase, with protein sequence MAQFRWHNAARAAFVLCVMLFGFMGVAHAGQAKYVILLIGDGMGMAQRNAAELYLAAQKGDTTPGIVKLNMSQLPVQGATTTYSIDSLITDSAAAGTAMACGVKTTNRGLGVDGKNVPVVSIAEMARDKGMKVGIVTTVSLDHATPGSFYAHQPSRKNYYEIGLELAASRMDYFAGGGFLDPAGKKSKMEGDKRNVLDAIRANGFHYVNSAQDFRSLKPGKERVVFVNPRLQDESAMTYAMDAAKDDVSLAEMTRKGFELLDSPKGFFMMVEGGKVDWACHANDAVSSITDVLAFDAAVAEAMQFMRNHPDDTLVIVTGDHETGGMSIGFAGTKYDSYHTRLKNQKISYVAFDEKFNAFRKANPQAKLEDVLPLVKENFGLVVLSDAQAAALPKDGDAAGMVLKPYEVDELRAAFERSMKGGDSKNISDQDYLLYGEYEPFTVTLTHLLNQKSGIAWTTYSHTGVPVLTSAGGVGADRFGGFYDNTDIFARMAEIMGMKKSAAAVSPAANTAASPAVRLAAAAN encoded by the coding sequence ATGGCCCAGTTTCGTTGGCACAATGCCGCACGAGCGGCTTTTGTTCTTTGCGTCATGCTGTTCGGCTTTATGGGGGTTGCCCATGCGGGGCAGGCCAAGTACGTCATTCTGCTCATAGGCGACGGCATGGGCATGGCCCAGCGCAACGCGGCGGAGCTGTATCTGGCTGCGCAGAAGGGCGACACCACCCCCGGCATAGTCAAGCTCAACATGAGCCAGCTGCCCGTGCAGGGCGCAACCACCACATATTCCATTGATTCGCTCATTACGGATTCCGCCGCCGCTGGAACCGCCATGGCCTGTGGCGTCAAGACCACCAATCGCGGCCTTGGCGTGGACGGCAAGAACGTGCCCGTGGTTTCCATTGCCGAAATGGCGCGCGACAAGGGCATGAAGGTGGGCATAGTGACCACCGTGTCGCTTGACCACGCCACGCCCGGTTCTTTTTACGCGCATCAGCCCAGCCGCAAAAATTATTACGAAATCGGCCTTGAACTGGCCGCGAGCCGCATGGATTATTTTGCTGGCGGCGGTTTTCTTGATCCTGCTGGCAAAAAATCCAAGATGGAAGGCGACAAGCGCAACGTGCTGGACGCCATCCGCGCCAATGGATTCCACTATGTGAACAGCGCGCAGGATTTCCGCTCGCTCAAGCCCGGCAAGGAACGCGTGGTGTTCGTCAATCCGCGCCTTCAGGACGAATCCGCCATGACCTACGCCATGGATGCTGCCAAGGATGACGTCTCGCTGGCTGAAATGACGCGCAAGGGCTTTGAGCTTCTGGACAGTCCCAAAGGCTTTTTCATGATGGTCGAAGGCGGCAAGGTTGACTGGGCATGCCATGCCAACGACGCCGTAAGCTCCATCACCGATGTGCTGGCTTTTGACGCCGCCGTGGCCGAGGCCATGCAGTTCATGCGCAACCACCCGGATGACACCCTGGTCATTGTTACGGGCGACCACGAAACCGGTGGCATGTCCATCGGCTTTGCGGGCACCAAGTACGATTCGTACCACACCCGCCTGAAAAATCAGAAGATATCCTACGTGGCCTTTGACGAAAAATTCAACGCCTTCCGTAAGGCCAATCCGCAGGCAAAGCTGGAAGACGTGCTGCCTCTGGTGAAGGAAAACTTTGGCCTTGTGGTGCTTTCTGATGCCCAAGCCGCCGCCCTGCCCAAGGATGGCGACGCCGCAGGCATGGTGCTGAAACCCTACGAGGTGGACGAACTGCGCGCAGCCTTTGAGCGCAGCATGAAGGGCGGCGACAGCAAGAATATTTCGGATCAGGATTACCTGCTCTACGGCGAATATGAGCCGTTCACTGTTACCCTTACCCATCTGCTCAACCAGAAATCGGGCATCGCGTGGACAACGTATTCCCACACGGGCGTTCCGGTGCTGACCTCTGCCGGGGGCGTGGGCGCTGATCGCTTTGGCGGGTTTTACGACAACACAGATATCTTTGCCCGCATGGCTGAAATCATGGGGATGAAGAAATCTGCCGCCGCTGTCAGCCCTGCCGCAAATACTGCTGCGAGCCCGGCAGTCCGGCTGGCGGCAGCCGCCAACTAG